Proteins from a single region of Chengkuizengella sediminis:
- a CDS encoding ABC transporter ATP-binding protein: protein MIKIEKLTQSYGEKVILDNVNLLIEKNELCALVGRNGAGKSTFIHSILGVIPVKKGTIELNHISVKKQSWKRYVSYLPEKFQLYPHLTGKENILFFASLKSDSVNEKHINECLKLVNLFEERNMQLKWYSKGMLQRLGLALMIYFDTEVLILDEPTSGLDPIGRAEILSILKSFSNKTILFSSHHMDEIKEICTHVAYLEHGEIQKYTVADFMNQVVNGGL from the coding sequence ATGATTAAAATAGAGAAGTTAACTCAATCTTATGGAGAAAAAGTGATTTTAGATAATGTAAATCTATTAATCGAAAAAAACGAGCTTTGTGCTCTTGTTGGCAGGAATGGTGCAGGTAAATCAACCTTCATCCACTCCATCCTTGGAGTCATTCCAGTTAAAAAAGGAACAATCGAGCTTAATCATATTTCAGTTAAGAAACAATCATGGAAAAGATATGTATCCTATTTACCTGAAAAATTCCAATTATATCCTCATTTAACTGGTAAAGAGAATATACTTTTTTTTGCCTCTTTGAAATCAGATAGTGTGAATGAAAAACATATTAATGAATGCCTAAAACTAGTTAATCTATTTGAAGAAAGAAATATGCAACTTAAATGGTATTCTAAAGGAATGCTTCAAAGATTGGGACTTGCACTAATGATTTATTTTGATACAGAAGTGCTTATTTTGGATGAACCGACCAGTGGTTTAGACCCAATCGGAAGAGCTGAAATATTATCGATCTTAAAATCCTTTTCAAATAAAACAATATTATTTTCTTCTCATCACATGGATGAAATTAAAGAAATTTGCACACATGTTGCCTATTTAGAACATGGTGAAATTCAAAAATATACGGTTGCAGATTTTATGAATCAAGTTGTTAATGGAGGGCTTTAA
- a CDS encoding FixH family protein — MKKQFIILVFGTFILLSGCSNNVEWQIEITKVPFYKENVSAPIELKVMENEKLVSNLEITVVFEMAKMDHGQVEAILTENEDGFYEGTILLPMEGEWEGFLTIKNGNKTVEDVIKFTVSKEVAIAKINGEGVYQADLDFYEFINLLHIEINREADKVKYSGDELDEAINYWNSQVRSIKNKNTLLTQIIRLRSVALLAKEKGYSATEEEVIHEVEKIKEKYRESPIALEMIKQYGEKKFWDKEKSQYKLIVLANKVQQDLIEKVREENPDAGQDELNMLTQRKYEELLVSQVNTLDIEIIN; from the coding sequence ATGAAAAAACAATTTATTATCCTTGTATTTGGAACATTTATTTTATTGAGTGGATGCAGCAACAATGTAGAGTGGCAAATTGAAATAACAAAAGTACCTTTTTATAAAGAAAATGTCAGTGCACCCATTGAATTAAAAGTAATGGAGAATGAAAAACTGGTAAGTAATCTTGAAATTACTGTAGTATTTGAAATGGCAAAAATGGATCATGGTCAAGTTGAAGCAATACTTACGGAAAACGAAGATGGATTTTATGAAGGAACAATCCTGTTGCCGATGGAAGGTGAATGGGAAGGATTTCTGACAATTAAAAATGGTAATAAAACTGTAGAAGATGTTATTAAGTTCACTGTATCAAAAGAAGTAGCTATTGCTAAGATTAATGGGGAGGGTGTATATCAAGCTGATTTAGATTTTTATGAGTTTATTAATCTCCTTCACATTGAAATAAATAGGGAAGCTGATAAAGTTAAGTACTCTGGAGATGAACTAGATGAAGCGATAAACTATTGGAATTCACAGGTGAGATCGATTAAAAACAAAAACACACTCCTGACTCAGATTATCAGATTGAGATCTGTTGCCCTATTAGCTAAAGAAAAAGGCTATTCAGCAACGGAAGAAGAAGTAATTCATGAGGTAGAAAAGATTAAAGAAAAGTACAGAGAAAGTCCAATTGCTCTAGAGATGATTAAACAATATGGAGAAAAGAAATTTTGGGATAAGGAAAAAAGTCAATATAAGTTAATTGTATTAGCAAATAAAGTACAGCAGGATTTAATTGAAAAAGTGAGAGAAGAAAACCCAGATGCTGGGCAGGATGAGTTGAATATGTTAACACAAAGAAAATATGAAGAGTTATTAGTATCTCAGGTTAATACGCTCGACATAGAAATAATTAATTAG
- a CDS encoding LacI family DNA-binding transcriptional regulator — protein MKIKIKEIAERAGVSISTVSKVIHHYAGVSQETKQKVNAIMSELGYKVHYRNQNTSNTKCIGVILGKDIPFNHPYFSKVIDAFKEVVYKEGFDFVFFSNQLQSDEKTKNYLLSSREYQVDGCLILAEKGMGNAIIELDSSDIPCVGIDAELSGAKSSYIMTDNDQIAKKAVEHFYLHGYKDIGYIGINKKWQVAKLREEGFKKALSSFGLNIREEWFAHGENFDSHSGYEAMKHMLQCDQLPKAIFAWHDIFAIGAMNALKEYNINIPEDIAIIGCDDVDAGKHLTPPLTTVLQDHEKIGKLAAQMLMDIMNDKSLSPIQIEPGLVVRGTV, from the coding sequence ATGAAAATTAAGATTAAAGAAATCGCTGAAAGAGCAGGCGTATCTATCTCAACTGTTTCTAAAGTTATTCATCATTATGCAGGCGTATCTCAAGAAACAAAACAAAAAGTAAATGCAATCATGTCTGAGCTTGGATATAAGGTACACTATCGAAATCAGAATACTTCCAACACAAAATGTATAGGGGTTATTTTAGGAAAAGATATCCCCTTCAACCATCCTTATTTTTCAAAAGTCATCGATGCTTTTAAAGAAGTTGTATATAAAGAAGGATTTGATTTTGTTTTTTTCTCTAATCAACTTCAATCTGATGAAAAAACAAAAAACTATTTATTATCCTCCCGGGAATACCAAGTAGATGGATGTTTAATTTTAGCAGAAAAAGGAATGGGAAATGCTATTATCGAACTAGATTCAAGTGATATACCATGCGTAGGGATAGATGCTGAATTAAGTGGAGCTAAATCAAGTTACATCATGACGGATAATGATCAAATCGCAAAAAAAGCGGTAGAACATTTCTATCTTCATGGATATAAAGATATCGGATATATTGGAATAAATAAAAAATGGCAGGTTGCTAAGTTAAGAGAAGAAGGGTTCAAAAAAGCATTATCTAGTTTTGGTTTAAATATACGTGAAGAATGGTTTGCTCATGGGGAAAACTTTGATTCACACAGTGGATATGAAGCGATGAAACATATGCTTCAATGTGACCAACTACCCAAAGCCATTTTTGCATGGCATGATATTTTTGCGATTGGTGCTATGAATGCACTAAAAGAATACAATATCAACATACCTGAAGATATAGCGATTATTGGCTGTGATGATGTTGATGCAGGAAAACACCTTACCCCTCCTCTAACTACTGTTTTACAAGATCATGAAAAAATAGGGAAGCTAGCTGCACAGATGTTAATGGATATTATGAATGACAAGAGTTTGAGTCCTATTCAAATCGAACCAGGATTAGTAGTAAGAGGAACAGTTTGA
- the nosD gene encoding nitrous oxide reductase family maturation protein NosD: MRMLYIFFIGVLFIILIPNNVVFADITLQEMIEQTPNGKVLQLEKKTYEGNIVIDRSIAIQGVEGTVIRGNGKGNVVAIKAPFVQLENLTVTNSGTDRNSEEEFAAIKIHSNQNKIQHITITDSFHGIYLSQAHNNLISDVNIVGLNNGEIAGQGNGIQVYYSNDNQLIDNEISGTRDGMFFDYSNRNEVIRNTVSHTRYGLHYMYSDDNTFLGNHFNFNTGGAAIMHSRQIMLENNTFTLNQGTRSFGLLLQSSDRITISDNTFAQNQRGLAIDQSTQSVIENNHFYQNQVGVEVWASSDHLQFTKNKFRNNVASVLTLGGQSDHVWSIGKQGNDWGKVIPLLDLNKDGVGDTSVHYKSSLYQLVESNELAYLFLKSPAIKMYEKINSIVNKEDVMVIDEYPLVQQNSGRVLFFSMLLGLLIIGFGSLYFIRSCKR; this comes from the coding sequence ATGAGAATGCTGTACATCTTTTTTATAGGTGTTCTTTTCATAATATTGATTCCTAATAATGTAGTATTTGCGGATATCACTTTACAAGAGATGATTGAACAAACACCAAATGGTAAGGTATTGCAATTAGAAAAAAAAACGTATGAGGGAAATATTGTCATTGATCGTTCCATTGCCATTCAAGGTGTAGAAGGAACAGTGATTAGAGGAAATGGAAAAGGTAATGTAGTTGCGATCAAGGCACCATTTGTTCAACTTGAAAACTTAACGGTTACAAATAGTGGAACTGATCGAAATTCTGAAGAAGAATTTGCCGCAATAAAAATTCATTCAAATCAAAACAAGATTCAACATATAACGATTACAGACTCGTTTCATGGGATTTACTTAAGTCAAGCACACAATAATCTAATTAGCGATGTCAATATTGTTGGTTTAAATAATGGTGAAATAGCTGGGCAAGGGAATGGTATTCAAGTCTATTATTCAAATGACAATCAATTAATAGATAATGAAATTAGTGGAACCAGGGATGGCATGTTTTTTGATTATTCTAATCGAAATGAAGTCATTCGGAATACAGTTTCTCATACGAGGTATGGGCTTCATTATATGTACTCAGACGATAATACATTTTTAGGTAATCATTTCAACTTTAATACCGGTGGAGCTGCAATTATGCATTCTCGACAAATAATGTTGGAAAATAACACATTTACCTTAAATCAAGGAACAAGATCTTTTGGATTATTATTACAATCTAGTGATCGTATTACGATTAGTGATAATACTTTTGCTCAAAATCAACGTGGACTTGCTATTGATCAATCAACTCAAAGTGTGATAGAAAACAATCACTTTTATCAAAATCAAGTTGGGGTGGAAGTTTGGGCAAGTTCTGATCATCTACAATTTACAAAGAATAAATTTAGAAATAATGTGGCCTCAGTATTAACACTAGGTGGTCAATCTGACCATGTTTGGAGCATAGGAAAACAAGGGAACGATTGGGGGAAGGTAATCCCTCTTTTAGATTTAAACAAAGATGGGGTCGGGGACACTTCTGTTCATTATAAATCTTCTTTATACCAATTAGTAGAATCTAATGAGTTGGCCTATTTATTTTTGAAATCCCCAGCTATTAAAATGTATGAAAAAATTAACTCAATTGTCAATAAAGAAGATGTTATGGTCATTGACGAATATCCATTGGTTCAACAAAATTCAGGAAGAGTACTTTTTTTTTCAATGTTATTGGGTTTACTAATCATCGGGTTTGGTAGCTTGTACTTTATAAGGAGTTGTAAGAGATGA
- a CDS encoding glycerophosphodiester phosphodiesterase translates to MAKKISGSQIETLIFAHRGSSGTHPENTMVSFQEALHVGANGIELDVHLTKDGEVVVIHDERVDRTTNGTGFVHEKTLKELKQLDAGSWYSYHHKGETIPTLNEVLEWISNKNLLLNIELKNDIIQYEGLEEKVIQLVHKYDVSESVIISSFNHYSLVKVKQLDKEIETAVLISDILYQPWHYVKSLGASALHCSKSFAFSKMITQAQQQIPIRVFTINDELEMKHILLNCLSALMTDFPSEAVQLKSILK, encoded by the coding sequence ATGGCAAAGAAAATAAGCGGTTCTCAAATTGAAACACTCATTTTTGCACATCGGGGTTCAAGCGGCACTCACCCAGAAAATACAATGGTTTCATTCCAAGAAGCTCTTCATGTTGGTGCAAACGGCATTGAGCTTGATGTTCATTTAACAAAAGATGGAGAAGTTGTCGTTATACATGATGAAAGGGTGGATCGAACTACAAATGGAACAGGTTTTGTACATGAAAAAACACTAAAAGAGTTGAAACAATTAGATGCTGGTAGTTGGTATTCTTATCACCATAAAGGAGAAACAATCCCAACTCTAAATGAAGTTTTAGAATGGATAAGTAATAAAAATTTGTTGCTAAATATTGAACTTAAAAATGACATTATACAATATGAAGGATTAGAAGAGAAGGTGATTCAATTAGTTCATAAATATGATGTATCTGAGTCTGTGATTATATCATCTTTTAACCACTATAGTTTAGTTAAGGTAAAGCAGCTTGATAAAGAAATAGAGACAGCTGTTCTTATTTCTGATATTTTATATCAACCATGGCATTATGTGAAAAGTTTAGGAGCATCAGCATTACACTGTTCAAAATCATTTGCTTTTTCAAAGATGATCACTCAAGCACAACAACAAATACCTATTAGAGTATTTACGATCAATGATGAACTGGAAATGAAACATATACTGTTAAATTGTTTATCTGCGTTGATGACAGATTTCCCAAGTGAAGCTGTGCAATTAAAATCTATTCTAAAATAA
- a CDS encoding ABC transporter permease subunit, which translates to MTYIWKEWKEQYRGKGLWLSLCMIIIVSIVIFLQTKGQAIEQGFEIFLLSIYDMNVYILPLLCLFLSSFAIMQEKELKTLMMLITKKESYRSFLLKKSIAVQFITISVLIVWYFSLAIPMKIFFVFQISQFIYFLLTVIFLMVIFNQIGLFLGSICNTRMQLVGANIFTWFLCVFLVDLIFIYILPSVSYQNVKIFSFFYFIDPLHSIRFFFETSIGLISLNHMSKLLEKFLWLSPFTFLIMDLFIWVVLIFELTIWLRKKESQI; encoded by the coding sequence ATGACCTACATTTGGAAAGAGTGGAAAGAACAATACCGAGGAAAGGGACTATGGTTATCACTATGTATGATAATTATTGTTTCTATTGTCATCTTCTTACAAACAAAAGGACAGGCAATAGAACAGGGATTTGAGATTTTCCTACTGTCCATTTATGACATGAATGTTTATATACTCCCTTTGTTATGTTTGTTTTTATCTTCTTTTGCTATCATGCAAGAAAAAGAATTAAAAACACTAATGATGTTAATAACAAAAAAAGAATCTTATCGAAGTTTTTTATTAAAAAAATCAATTGCTGTTCAATTTATAACAATATCGGTATTAATAGTATGGTATTTTTCACTTGCTATTCCAATGAAAATTTTCTTTGTTTTTCAAATTAGCCAATTCATTTATTTTTTATTAACCGTCATTTTCTTAATGGTTATTTTTAATCAAATTGGTTTATTTTTAGGCAGTATTTGTAATACGAGAATGCAGCTAGTTGGGGCGAATATTTTTACTTGGTTTTTATGTGTATTTTTGGTTGACTTAATATTTATATATATTTTACCAAGTGTATCCTATCAAAATGTAAAAATATTTTCATTCTTTTACTTTATTGATCCTCTTCACTCGATTCGATTTTTCTTTGAAACATCAATTGGGTTGATTTCTCTCAATCATATGTCAAAACTACTTGAAAAGTTTTTATGGCTTTCACCTTTTACTTTTCTAATTATGGACTTATTTATTTGGGTAGTTTTGATATTTGAATTGACAATTTGGTTGCGAAAAAAGGAGAGTCAAATATGA
- a CDS encoding GNAT family N-acetyltransferase, whose amino-acid sequence MNQIKITQATIHELEEVAQLFDQYRIFYEQPSDIEGARKFLYERFEHQQSIIFIAKDEVKEVAVGFTQLFPIFSSVSMKRTWLLNDLYVNEKFRGRGIAQGLLESAKTYAKQTNAKGVELATAKDNLTAQRIYEALGYEKDDFFHYFLSV is encoded by the coding sequence ATGAATCAAATCAAAATTACCCAAGCAACAATTCATGAACTTGAAGAAGTGGCTCAACTCTTTGACCAGTACAGAATTTTCTATGAACAACCATCAGATATTGAAGGTGCTAGAAAATTTCTATATGAAAGATTTGAACATCAACAATCTATTATATTTATAGCGAAAGATGAGGTCAAAGAAGTTGCTGTTGGATTTACTCAGTTGTTTCCTATTTTTTCTTCCGTTTCAATGAAAAGAACTTGGTTATTAAATGATTTATATGTAAATGAAAAGTTTAGAGGAAGAGGAATTGCACAGGGTTTACTTGAGTCAGCAAAAACCTATGCTAAGCAGACAAATGCAAAAGGAGTAGAATTAGCTACAGCAAAAGATAACTTAACAGCTCAGAGAATTTATGAAGCATTAGGTTATGAAAAAGATGATTTTTTCCATTACTTTTTGTCCGTATAA
- the nosZ gene encoding Sec-dependent nitrous-oxide reductase, with translation MKKIVTAISGVVIGFLLATVFFADFTDIGPKSVADSNEKSNSEKVYVPFGEKDEYYLFASGGHSGQMFIYGVPSMRHIRTVPVFSQDSATGYGWDKETKEMLGGYTWGDLHHPAFSETDGDYDGKYMFATDVGNSRAAVMNLETFTVKDIISIPNTSGPHCAMFVTENTEYMFLPTRFAVPIGHKYEPLDDYSEKYRGVMSAVTFDEKNEKLGIAYQIALPPWSYDLSDAGKKMSKDWAVITTYNTEEATTNLEINASQADRDFILLFNWKEIEKMVENGQYDEVEGQKMIFPEKHKGAMYLIPVAKSPHGVDVTPDGTRFIASGKLAPAMTVFSFEKAFKAIENKEFAGERNGIPILNYESVMEREANPENALGPLHTQFDDEGMAYTTMFISSEIVKWDPNTGETLDRVPVQYSPGHSVAAEGDTVSPDGKYIVALNKIAKDSFLSVGPSHPESMQLIDLSQEKMEVIQTAPVNPEPHYAQMIKADKINTITVYPKDEANPNAVYSLEDTRIERKGNEVHAYGIAMRSKFVFDVNTERPDVIEVNEGDKVTIHLTNIDLDQDITHGFAINGYDLNIEIQPGQTNTVEFVADKAGTFPVYCTNFCSALHQEMTGYLLVKPKN, from the coding sequence ATGAAAAAGATTGTTACAGCGATTTCAGGAGTCGTTATTGGTTTTTTATTAGCAACGGTGTTTTTTGCGGACTTTACGGATATTGGACCAAAAAGTGTAGCAGATTCAAATGAAAAGAGTAATTCAGAAAAAGTTTATGTTCCTTTCGGAGAGAAAGATGAATACTACTTGTTTGCATCTGGAGGACATTCAGGGCAAATGTTCATCTACGGTGTTCCTTCGATGAGGCATATTCGAACAGTTCCAGTGTTTTCACAGGATTCTGCAACTGGTTATGGATGGGATAAAGAAACAAAAGAGATGCTCGGTGGGTATACTTGGGGTGACCTACATCATCCAGCTTTCTCAGAAACAGATGGTGATTATGATGGCAAATATATGTTTGCAACAGATGTAGGTAATAGCCGAGCAGCAGTGATGAACTTGGAAACGTTTACAGTTAAAGATATCATTAGTATTCCTAATACAAGTGGACCTCACTGTGCAATGTTTGTAACTGAAAATACGGAGTATATGTTCTTACCTACTCGGTTTGCTGTACCGATTGGTCACAAATATGAACCTCTAGACGATTATAGCGAAAAGTATCGAGGTGTTATGTCAGCAGTCACCTTTGATGAAAAGAATGAAAAATTAGGTATTGCTTATCAAATCGCACTCCCACCATGGTCTTATGACTTATCTGACGCAGGTAAAAAGATGTCAAAGGATTGGGCAGTAATTACAACTTATAATACAGAAGAAGCAACTACCAATTTGGAAATTAATGCATCACAAGCGGATCGCGACTTTATTCTTTTGTTTAACTGGAAAGAGATAGAGAAGATGGTCGAGAATGGTCAGTATGATGAAGTAGAAGGACAAAAAATGATTTTCCCTGAAAAACATAAAGGTGCGATGTACTTAATTCCAGTTGCAAAATCTCCACATGGCGTCGATGTAACACCAGATGGAACGAGATTTATCGCTTCAGGAAAACTAGCACCGGCAATGACTGTATTTTCATTTGAAAAAGCATTTAAAGCTATAGAAAATAAAGAATTTGCAGGGGAACGTAACGGAATCCCTATTCTTAATTATGAATCTGTTATGGAAAGGGAAGCGAATCCTGAGAATGCATTAGGACCATTACATACTCAATTTGATGATGAGGGAATGGCTTATACAACGATGTTCATTTCTTCTGAAATCGTAAAATGGGACCCTAATACAGGGGAAACACTTGACCGCGTTCCTGTCCAATATTCACCGGGGCACTCTGTTGCAGCTGAGGGAGATACAGTATCACCTGATGGAAAATACATTGTTGCTTTAAACAAAATTGCGAAAGATAGCTTTTTATCTGTAGGACCTTCACATCCTGAGTCCATGCAGCTTATTGATCTAAGTCAAGAAAAAATGGAAGTTATTCAAACGGCGCCTGTTAACCCGGAGCCGCATTATGCTCAGATGATAAAAGCAGATAAAATTAATACCATTACCGTTTATCCTAAAGACGAAGCAAATCCAAACGCAGTTTATAGTCTAGAAGATACAAGAATTGAACGAAAAGGTAACGAGGTTCATGCTTACGGTATTGCAATGAGATCAAAATTTGTATTTGATGTTAATACAGAACGTCCAGATGTCATTGAAGTTAATGAGGGTGACAAAGTGACTATTCATTTAACAAATATTGATTTAGATCAAGATATTACTCATGGTTTTGCAATAAACGGTTATGACCTGAATATAGAAATCCAGCCTGGTCAAACGAATACAGTAGAGTTTGTTGCTGACAAAGCAGGAACATTCCCAGTATATTGTACAAATTTCTGTTCAGCGTTGCACCAAGAAATGACAGGATATTTATTGGTTAAACCCAAAAATTAA
- a CDS encoding c-type cytochrome yields MKNGIIIFLVSVLVGLGSGYLFYQSNDTGDQTATPPNNEEQIATETENNEENVETVSNLPGEELFVANSCLNCHSISKLGIEGGVTGPDLSDAYKNVEDKHGKKLEDFLKEPTSAVMSGVISGNPLTDDDRLKIVEMLKKASDK; encoded by the coding sequence TTGAAAAATGGAATTATCATATTCTTAGTGAGCGTACTAGTTGGTCTAGGTTCGGGGTATTTATTTTATCAAAGTAATGACACTGGTGATCAAACGGCCACGCCACCTAATAATGAAGAACAAATAGCAACTGAAACAGAAAACAATGAAGAAAATGTTGAAACAGTAAGTAACTTACCTGGAGAAGAATTGTTTGTGGCAAATAGCTGCCTAAATTGCCATTCAATCTCCAAACTGGGAATTGAGGGTGGAGTCACAGGACCAGATTTATCTGATGCTTATAAAAACGTGGAAGATAAACATGGCAAAAAATTAGAGGATTTTCTTAAAGAACCAACCTCAGCAGTCATGTCAGGTGTCATTAGTGGAAATCCACTAACAGATGATGACCGACTAAAGATCGTAGAAATGTTGAAAAAAGCATCTGATAAATAA
- a CDS encoding YciI family protein has protein sequence MSETTSQYIYVLKLIPKLLDESQWTDKEKDIVGRHFKALQQLQSEGQLILAGRTQNMDETTFGIVIFKAESENEANFIMENDPAVKEGIMTAKLHPYQVALISESNV, from the coding sequence ATGTCTGAAACAACAAGCCAGTATATATATGTGCTAAAATTAATTCCAAAATTACTTGATGAATCCCAATGGACAGATAAAGAAAAAGATATCGTAGGAAGACATTTTAAAGCTCTACAACAGTTACAAAGTGAAGGACAACTCATATTAGCTGGTCGAACACAAAATATGGATGAGACGACATTTGGGATTGTTATATTCAAAGCAGAAAGTGAGAATGAGGCCAACTTCATTATGGAAAATGATCCGGCTGTAAAAGAGGGGATAATGACTGCTAAATTACATCCATATCAAGTGGCTTTAATATCTGAGAGCAATGTATAG
- a CDS encoding nucleotidyltransferase family protein, whose product MIIKNERDVIKLVQEDHWMMDILLAAKALELPDWWICAGFVRNKIWDTLHHFSERTVLSDIDVIYFDHSLIDEKHEKKLEEKLKKTMPKIPWEVKNEARMHVMNDLSPYSSSVDAISKFPETVTALGLKLDKNNNLILAAPCGIQDVINLEVKPTPHFLSNKELLSIYRKRITQKNWKSIWNKIKIIYP is encoded by the coding sequence ATGATTATAAAAAATGAAAGAGACGTTATAAAACTAGTACAAGAAGACCATTGGATGATGGATATCTTATTAGCTGCTAAAGCACTAGAATTACCAGATTGGTGGATATGTGCAGGATTTGTCCGAAATAAGATATGGGATACATTACATCATTTTAGTGAAAGAACCGTTTTGTCAGATATTGATGTGATTTATTTTGATCATTCACTTATTGATGAAAAACATGAAAAGAAACTAGAAGAGAAACTAAAAAAGACCATGCCAAAAATCCCTTGGGAGGTTAAAAATGAGGCAAGAATGCATGTAATGAATGACCTTTCTCCCTACTCATCCTCAGTTGATGCTATTTCAAAATTCCCTGAAACAGTTACAGCTTTAGGATTAAAATTAGATAAAAACAACAATCTGATCTTAGCTGCCCCATGCGGAATTCAAGATGTAATCAATCTAGAAGTAAAACCAACTCCACATTTCTTAAGTAATAAGGAACTTTTATCTATTTACAGAAAAAGAATCACTCAAAAAAATTGGAAGTCCATTTGGAATAAAATAAAAATAATTTACCCTTAA
- a CDS encoding S66 peptidase family protein yields MIKPKRLKPGSRIAIISPSNGLPFLFPDNYELGLQMLREVLEFEIVEMPTARMSPADLYQNPKKRADDINRCFGDDSIDGMITSIGGYESVRILPYLNIKSILNNPKMIMGTSDPTTFLTYFNHLGLVTFYGPTVMAGFAQTKHLPDEYIKHLKSIFFEDQYPYQYQPYPRWTNGYKDWSIKETLGECTPFFENENGWTFLQGVSISEGHLWGGCIEVLEFLKSTKYWPDSQFWQGKVLFFETSEEKPLPHQVGYMLRNYGTQGIFEQINGVIFGRAKDYSPQEKEELNETILRIIKDEFGVKDIPIVVDMDFGHTDPRLILPLGCKVQLNPVNKDIILMESPFEGS; encoded by the coding sequence ATGATAAAACCTAAAAGACTAAAACCAGGCTCAAGAATAGCGATTATATCTCCTTCAAATGGTTTGCCCTTCTTGTTTCCCGACAACTACGAATTAGGTTTGCAAATGTTACGGGAAGTATTAGAGTTTGAAATCGTTGAAATGCCGACAGCAAGAATGTCTCCTGCTGATTTATATCAAAATCCAAAAAAGCGTGCAGATGATATTAATCGATGTTTTGGAGATGACAGCATTGATGGAATGATTACATCCATAGGTGGTTATGAATCCGTTAGAATTTTACCCTATCTTAATATAAAGTCCATACTTAATAATCCTAAAATGATTATGGGAACTTCAGACCCAACAACTTTCCTTACCTATTTTAACCATTTAGGATTAGTTACTTTTTATGGTCCAACGGTTATGGCTGGTTTTGCTCAGACGAAACATCTACCTGATGAATATATAAAACATTTAAAATCTATCTTTTTTGAAGATCAATATCCTTATCAATACCAACCATATCCAAGATGGACCAATGGATATAAAGATTGGAGTATAAAGGAAACTTTAGGGGAGTGTACACCATTTTTTGAAAATGAAAATGGATGGACCTTTTTACAAGGGGTTTCAATATCAGAAGGACATTTGTGGGGTGGCTGCATTGAAGTCTTAGAATTTTTGAAATCCACCAAATATTGGCCTGACTCTCAATTTTGGCAAGGAAAAGTACTTTTTTTTGAAACTTCTGAAGAAAAACCATTACCACATCAAGTTGGATATATGCTTCGCAATTATGGAACACAAGGTATTTTTGAACAAATTAATGGTGTTATTTTTGGGAGAGCTAAAGACTATTCCCCACAAGAGAAAGAAGAGTTAAATGAAACGATTCTTCGTATTATCAAAGACGAGTTTGGGGTTAAGGACATTCCGATTGTAGTAGATATGGACTTTGGCCATACAGACCCTAGACTTATTTTGCCATTAGGATGTAAAGTTCAGCTGAATCCTGTAAATAAGGACATCATATTAATGGAAAGCCCTTTTGAAGGAAGTTAA
- a CDS encoding HAD family hydrolase: MSIFLSDVKDDTNDIEMFKVCGHRVAMMNAIDELKEISDEVTASNDDDGVGLVIERIVDSKNKI; encoded by the coding sequence ATTAGTATATTTTTATCAGATGTTAAAGATGACACAAATGATATAGAAATGTTTAAAGTTTGTGGGCATCGTGTTGCCATGATGAATGCAATTGATGAATTGAAAGAAATATCGGATGAGGTGACAGCATCAAATGATGATGATGGGGTGGGATTAGTAATTGAAAGAATAGTAGATTCGAAGAATAAAATTTGA